A single region of the Arthrobacter sp. zg-Y20 genome encodes:
- a CDS encoding SulP family inorganic anion transporter has translation MAAKPVRAAQNPQTSSVPALTPEERQSVRRTLRTPKLLKTEVLAGLVVALALIPEALAFSVIAGVDPRIGLFSAFTMAVTISFLGGRPAMISAATGAVALVIAPLVASHGVQYMIAAVLLAGVFQVLLALLGVAKLMRFIPRQVMVGFVNALSILIFIAQVPELLGVPWLVYPLTALGVLIVFGLPRLTTAVPASLVAIVVITAITVAASIAVPTVGDKGDLPDSLPSLLLPDVPLSLDTLQVVFPYALAVAFVGLLESLMTAKLVDDVTDTRSNKTREAWGQGVANIVTGFFGGMGGCAMIGQTMINVKGSGARTRISTFLAGVFLLLLVVVLGDVVALIPMAALVAVMIFVAVTSFDWHSVRPSTLKMMPKSETAVMLSTVVVTVWTHNLAAGVGVGVLVAMVLFARRVAHFVTVERSVAEDDAGNAAATYTVNGELFFASSNDLYSQFEYVQDPARVVIDLSSSHVWDASTVAALDAVAEKYRRRGTEVEVVGLNAASGKMRDRMAGRLG, from the coding sequence GTGGCCGCTAAACCAGTTCGTGCAGCACAGAACCCGCAAACCTCTTCCGTACCGGCACTGACGCCGGAGGAACGCCAATCGGTGCGGCGGACGCTGCGAACGCCCAAGCTGCTCAAGACCGAGGTGCTGGCCGGATTGGTAGTGGCCCTCGCGCTCATCCCCGAGGCGCTGGCCTTCTCCGTCATTGCCGGCGTGGACCCGAGGATAGGGCTGTTTTCAGCCTTCACCATGGCTGTCACCATTTCCTTCCTGGGCGGCCGCCCGGCCATGATTTCCGCCGCGACCGGCGCCGTCGCCCTGGTTATCGCCCCGCTGGTGGCGTCCCACGGTGTGCAGTACATGATTGCCGCAGTGCTGCTGGCAGGGGTTTTCCAAGTGTTGCTCGCGTTGCTCGGTGTGGCTAAGTTGATGCGTTTCATCCCGCGCCAGGTCATGGTGGGTTTCGTCAACGCGCTGTCCATCCTCATCTTCATCGCCCAGGTGCCCGAGCTGCTGGGGGTGCCGTGGCTGGTGTATCCGCTCACGGCCCTTGGAGTGCTCATCGTCTTCGGGCTGCCGCGGCTGACGACGGCGGTGCCCGCGTCGCTGGTAGCGATTGTCGTCATCACGGCGATCACGGTGGCAGCTTCCATCGCTGTCCCCACCGTGGGTGACAAAGGCGACCTGCCGGACAGCCTCCCGTCACTGCTGCTGCCGGATGTTCCCCTCAGCCTGGATACGTTGCAAGTGGTCTTTCCGTACGCGCTGGCCGTGGCCTTCGTGGGACTCCTGGAGTCGCTGATGACGGCGAAACTGGTGGATGACGTCACGGATACCCGGTCCAACAAGACACGGGAAGCGTGGGGTCAGGGGGTTGCCAACATCGTGACGGGCTTCTTTGGCGGCATGGGCGGCTGCGCGATGATTGGCCAGACCATGATCAATGTGAAGGGCTCCGGCGCCCGGACCCGGATTTCCACCTTCCTCGCCGGCGTTTTCCTGCTGCTGCTCGTGGTGGTCCTCGGGGACGTTGTGGCGCTCATTCCGATGGCCGCCCTGGTGGCCGTCATGATCTTCGTCGCCGTGACCAGCTTCGACTGGCACAGCGTCCGTCCGTCCACCCTCAAGATGATGCCCAAGAGCGAAACAGCCGTCATGCTGTCCACCGTGGTGGTGACCGTCTGGACCCACAACCTGGCCGCTGGCGTCGGCGTCGGTGTGCTGGTGGCGATGGTGCTCTTCGCCCGGCGGGTGGCGCACTTCGTGACGGTGGAGCGTAGCGTGGCGGAGGACGACGCCGGCAACGCGGCCGCCACCTATACGGTCAACGGCGAGTTGTTCTTCGCTTCTTCGAATGACTTGTACTCGCAGTTCGAGTACGTCCAGGATCCGGCGCGCGTGGTCATTGACCTCAGCAGCTCCCATGTATGGGATGCCTCCACGGTGGCGGCACTGGATGCGGTGGCGGAAAAGTACCGGCGGCGCGGCACTGAAGTGGAAGTAGTGGGGCTGAACGCGGCCTCGGGCAAAATGCGCGACCGGATGGCAGGCCGCCTGGGCTGA
- a CDS encoding serine/threonine-protein kinase, whose amino-acid sequence MARSAPGHLSQAPSLPRTDTSGFSPHVLIEGRFCLDEPIGRGTAAYVWRATDLATLDKVAVKIYSAPLGHSPSGREAAREAEALTAVRSPRVIQVIATGTVGHPVTGVQTPFLVLELVPGPNLRQHLAGSGALPPAAAAQLGTDLTEGLAAIHAADYLHRDIKPSNILLAPGTGAKVADLGTAVSTLLPARSASSYGSLPYMSPEQVTGSRLTPATDIYSLGLVLLEALAGRRAFDLPQVESMVARTVRAPEIPSTLPAGWRSLLTAMTALSPQERPTAEQCRRALSALFEDAPAGFRDMDLNAA is encoded by the coding sequence ATGGCGAGAAGCGCGCCCGGACACCTGTCCCAGGCACCGTCCCTGCCGCGGACGGATACCTCCGGATTCAGCCCCCACGTACTCATTGAGGGCCGCTTCTGCCTGGATGAGCCGATCGGCCGCGGTACGGCCGCCTATGTATGGCGGGCCACCGATCTGGCAACCCTGGACAAAGTTGCCGTGAAGATCTATTCCGCTCCGCTGGGCCACTCGCCGTCGGGCCGTGAAGCCGCACGCGAGGCCGAAGCCCTCACAGCGGTGCGCAGTCCGCGGGTAATCCAGGTGATTGCCACCGGAACCGTCGGGCATCCCGTGACCGGAGTGCAGACGCCGTTCCTGGTCCTTGAACTGGTGCCGGGACCCAACCTCCGCCAGCACCTCGCCGGGAGCGGTGCGCTGCCGCCCGCGGCCGCCGCACAGCTTGGCACCGACCTTACGGAGGGCCTGGCCGCTATCCACGCCGCGGATTATCTCCACCGCGACATCAAACCCTCGAACATCCTGCTGGCCCCCGGAACCGGCGCGAAAGTCGCCGACCTCGGCACCGCCGTCAGCACGCTCCTGCCTGCCCGCAGCGCTTCGTCCTACGGCAGCTTGCCGTACATGAGCCCGGAGCAGGTCACCGGTTCCCGGCTAACCCCCGCCACGGACATCTACTCGCTGGGCCTGGTACTGCTGGAAGCGCTGGCCGGGCGGCGGGCATTTGACCTGCCGCAGGTTGAATCCATGGTGGCCCGGACCGTCCGGGCACCGGAGATTCCGTCAACGCTGCCCGCCGGGTGGCGGTCACTCCTCACCGCTATGACCGCACTGTCCCCGCAGGAACGCCCGACGGCGGAGCAGTGCCGGCGCGCCCTGTCGGCTCTGTTTGAGGACGCCCCGGCAGGATTCCGGGACATGGACCTCAACGCCGCCTGA
- a CDS encoding MarR family winged helix-turn-helix transcriptional regulator, whose protein sequence is MDTPQQDPERNGYWYSPDPEHPRARDVLDAVRSYRAAETRVRRHTQDSMGMNENDLLAMRHLMQARQSGGSLGPKDLSRLLGISTASTTALIDRLEKGGYVRRRARPNDRRAWEIVPTEVSDTEVRQTVGDMHGRMLQAAAELSPEEADTVIRFMDRLRQALGGTPGEPAPDGSAEAAGTAQ, encoded by the coding sequence ATGGACACCCCGCAGCAGGACCCCGAACGCAACGGGTACTGGTATTCGCCGGACCCGGAACACCCCCGGGCCCGGGACGTTTTGGATGCAGTGCGCAGCTACCGGGCAGCGGAAACCCGGGTCCGCCGGCACACCCAGGACTCCATGGGGATGAACGAGAATGACCTGCTGGCCATGCGCCACCTCATGCAGGCCCGGCAGTCCGGCGGGAGTCTTGGCCCGAAGGACCTGAGCCGGCTGCTGGGCATTTCCACCGCCTCCACCACGGCACTGATCGACCGGCTCGAGAAGGGCGGCTATGTGCGCCGGCGCGCCCGCCCCAATGACCGCCGGGCCTGGGAAATTGTCCCCACCGAGGTCTCCGACACAGAAGTCCGGCAGACCGTAGGCGACATGCACGGGCGGATGCTGCAGGCAGCTGCAGAACTATCCCCGGAGGAAGCCGATACCGTGATCCGGTTTATGGACCGGCTCCGGCAGGCTCTGGGCGGGACACCCGGCGAACCCGCTCCGGACGGTTCCGCCGAGGCCGCCGGTACCGCCCAGTAG
- a CDS encoding GNAT family N-acetyltransferase codes for MSTPPVDAYLRLRTESGLTPKRPDQAAAALAGSWAAAHIVEAETGQPVAMGRVVGDGGWYFLIADMAVLPGHQRQGLGDRVLTALLETIRAEAPAGAWVTLMADPPGRRLYARHGFREVAPDSLGMALTL; via the coding sequence ATGTCGACGCCACCGGTGGACGCTTATCTGCGGCTGCGCACCGAGTCCGGTTTGACACCTAAGCGGCCGGACCAGGCAGCAGCGGCCCTTGCCGGCAGCTGGGCCGCGGCTCACATCGTGGAAGCCGAAACGGGACAGCCGGTGGCCATGGGACGGGTGGTCGGTGACGGCGGCTGGTATTTCCTTATCGCAGACATGGCCGTCCTGCCCGGGCACCAGCGGCAGGGCCTGGGCGACCGCGTACTCACGGCATTGCTGGAAACCATCCGCGCCGAGGCACCCGCCGGGGCATGGGTCACGCTCATGGCCGATCCTCCGGGGCGCCGCCTCTACGCCCGGCACGGATTCCGCGAAGTCGCCCCGGATTCACTGGGCATGGCCCTGACCCTGTAG
- a CDS encoding LysE/ArgO family amino acid transporter produces the protein MWSIAATGMVTGLGLIVAIGAQNAFVLRQGIRREHIGTVVLLCALSDAILILGGTAGIGALVSRFPQALDLLRWAGAAYLAWFGIRSIRSALKPSSLGAQEPRSRGSVVSTALALTYLNPHVYLDTVVFLGSLGNQYGTSGRWIFAAGAVAGSVLWFSALGYGARSLAKFLSSPRTWQILDVLIGIVMLALAVLLLLR, from the coding sequence ATGTGGAGCATCGCGGCAACCGGCATGGTCACCGGCCTTGGACTCATCGTGGCTATCGGCGCGCAGAACGCCTTTGTGCTGCGGCAGGGCATCCGGCGGGAACACATCGGCACGGTGGTGCTGCTGTGCGCGCTCAGTGATGCCATCCTGATCCTGGGCGGCACAGCCGGTATCGGTGCACTGGTCTCCCGGTTCCCGCAGGCACTGGATTTGCTGCGCTGGGCCGGCGCCGCCTATCTGGCCTGGTTCGGCATCCGATCCATCCGCTCGGCACTGAAGCCGTCCTCGCTCGGCGCACAGGAACCCCGTTCCCGCGGATCGGTGGTCAGCACCGCGCTGGCCCTGACCTACCTGAATCCGCACGTTTATCTGGACACGGTGGTGTTTCTGGGCAGCCTTGGCAACCAATACGGCACCAGCGGCCGCTGGATCTTCGCGGCCGGGGCAGTGGCCGGCAGCGTCCTGTGGTTTTCGGCCCTGGGCTACGGCGCCCGGTCGCTGGCGAAGTTCCTCAGCAGCCCCCGCACCTGGCAGATCCTTGACGTGTTGATCGGCATTGTGATGCTGGCGCTGGCCGTGCTCCTGCTCCTGCGCTGA
- a CDS encoding LysR family transcriptional regulator ArgP — MNLEQLRALTAVVDEGTFEAAAERLHISPSAVSQRIKALENAEGQIMVRRGIPCTPTEAGAVLLRMARQIQLLESEARTALSTGAGAGTSTPVAVNADSLATWFRPVLSEAAAWTDGTLELQVEDQDHSARLLRSGDVIGAVTADPVPVNGCRAELLGAMRYLPVATPALRQQYTGADGVSWDTMPVVRFNSKDDLQGRFLAARGVTGLPPRHTIPSSEAFLAAVRAGLGWGMLPELQLGSDLDDGTLVLLDGSAYEDVQLYWQAWKLDSERLRRISAAIRQAAARLR; from the coding sequence ATGAACCTCGAGCAACTACGGGCCCTGACCGCCGTCGTGGACGAAGGAACCTTCGAAGCGGCTGCCGAGCGCCTCCATATCAGTCCGTCAGCGGTCAGCCAGCGGATCAAGGCCCTGGAGAATGCGGAGGGGCAAATCATGGTCCGGCGCGGCATTCCATGTACTCCGACCGAGGCGGGGGCGGTCCTGCTCCGGATGGCGCGGCAGATACAGCTGCTGGAATCCGAGGCCCGGACGGCACTATCCACAGGCGCCGGAGCCGGAACGTCGACGCCGGTGGCCGTTAACGCTGATTCACTTGCCACCTGGTTCCGGCCGGTCCTCTCCGAAGCTGCCGCGTGGACGGACGGCACGCTGGAACTGCAGGTAGAGGACCAGGACCACAGTGCCCGGCTCCTGCGCAGCGGCGACGTCATTGGTGCCGTCACTGCCGATCCCGTGCCGGTCAACGGCTGCAGGGCCGAGCTGCTGGGCGCCATGCGGTATCTCCCGGTGGCCACGCCGGCCCTGCGGCAGCAATACACCGGGGCGGACGGGGTCAGCTGGGACACCATGCCCGTGGTTCGCTTTAACTCCAAGGATGACCTGCAGGGGCGGTTCCTGGCGGCCCGCGGCGTCACCGGCCTTCCGCCGCGGCACACCATCCCGTCTTCGGAGGCGTTCCTGGCCGCGGTCCGCGCGGGGCTGGGCTGGGGCATGCTGCCGGAACTGCAGTTGGGTTCGGACCTCGACGACGGAACGCTGGTGCTGCTGGACGGGAGCGCCTACGAGGATGTGCAGCTGTACTGGCAGGCCTGGAAGCTCGATTCGGAACGCCTGCGCCGCATCAGTGCCGCCATCCGGCAGGCCGCCGCCCGGCTGCGGTAG
- a CDS encoding DNA-formamidopyrimidine glycosylase family protein, producing MPEGDTIWRAARDLNAVLAGQELTRCDIRVPKFATTDFTGDTVQDVVSRGKHLLIRGGDPVDGWILHSHLKMEGLWHVYARGEKWRRPAFKARAVLETATHQVVGFDLGFLRVLARKDEEDAVGYLGPDLLGPDWDAQEALRRLRAEPERPIGLALLDQRIMAGIGNIYRCELCFLAGVHPLTPVSDVPDLPRLVDLSKRLLEVNKARPRRITTGAMGRDQLWVYNRERRGCLRCGTKVAHELLGDNELELRDLYYCPHCQPLRG from the coding sequence GTGCCTGAGGGCGATACCATCTGGCGGGCAGCCCGGGACCTCAACGCCGTTTTGGCCGGCCAGGAGCTGACCCGTTGCGATATTCGCGTGCCGAAATTCGCCACCACGGACTTCACCGGCGACACGGTGCAGGACGTGGTGTCCCGCGGCAAGCACCTGCTGATCCGCGGCGGCGATCCGGTGGATGGCTGGATCCTGCATTCGCACCTGAAAATGGAAGGGCTCTGGCACGTCTACGCCCGAGGCGAGAAGTGGCGGCGTCCGGCCTTCAAGGCGCGCGCCGTCCTGGAAACCGCCACGCACCAGGTGGTCGGGTTCGACCTCGGTTTCCTGCGGGTGCTGGCCCGCAAGGATGAGGAGGACGCCGTCGGCTACCTCGGTCCCGATCTGCTGGGTCCGGACTGGGACGCTCAGGAGGCGCTGCGCCGGCTGCGGGCCGAGCCGGAGCGGCCCATCGGCCTGGCGCTGCTGGACCAGCGCATCATGGCCGGGATCGGCAACATTTACCGGTGCGAACTGTGTTTCCTGGCCGGCGTCCACCCGCTGACCCCGGTCTCCGACGTGCCGGACCTGCCGCGGCTGGTGGACCTGTCCAAGCGGCTTCTAGAGGTCAATAAAGCCCGCCCCCGCCGGATCACCACCGGCGCCATGGGGCGGGACCAGCTTTGGGTGTATAACCGGGAACGGCGGGGGTGCCTGCGCTGCGGCACCAAGGTGGCCCACGAACTGCTCGGCGACAACGAACTGGAACTCCGGGACCTGTACTACTGCCCGCACTGCCAGCCGCTGCGGGGTTAG
- a CDS encoding ATP-dependent helicase, translating into MTSASSVQALSRQARSVLGKFTPATREWFEGAFAAPTPAQLGAWDAVSEGANALVVAPTGSGKTLAAFLWALDSFIAAAAQTTPADPTLDIPLPAAGKASGSRRAKEPKRKTKVLYISPLKALGVDVERNLRSPLIGITQTAKRLGLPAPSITVGVRSGDTPQNERRALLTRPPDILITTPESLFLMLTSQARETLAEVETVIVDEVHAVAGTKRGAHLAVTLARLDAMLEKPVQRIGLSATVEPHETVARFLGGNAPVRIVAPESKKNWNLTVTVPVEDMTDLGGAPAAEDTAEGGYAPQASIWPHVEEKIVDLIEANRSTIVFANSRRLAERLTARLNEIHAFRLEAATAATGTDDAAPVPAVGPGTSRPPAQIMAQAGVSVLRRADLAVEDDTPLLARAHHGSVSKDQRALIEDDLKSGRLRCVVATSSLELGIDMGAVDLVVQVESPPSVASGLQRVGRAGHQVGEISQGVMFPKHRGDLLNSAVTAERMLAGQIEPLSIPANPLDILAQQTVAAAALGSIDVEEWFDVVRNSAPFAGLPRSAFDATLDLLSGRYPSDEFAELRPRIVWDRTEGTITGRPGAQRLAVTSGGTIPDRGLFGVYLVGDSEGKNSRRVGELDEEMVYESRVGDIFALGATSWRIEDITHDRVLVSPAFGQPGKLPFWRGDSLGRPVELGRALGAFVREMAGSDDDAARERLAAVGLDEWAAGNLITYLREQQQATDVVPNDKSLVVERFHDELGDWRVVLHSPYGMPVHAPWALAVGARLHARYGLDGSAMASDDGIVLRVPLMEDEPPGAELFLFDPEELDSIVTAEVGGSALFASRFRECAARALLLPRQNPSKRTPLWQQRQRSAQLLDVAKKYPTFPIVLETVRECLQDVYDLPALKDIASGIERREIRLVETTTPSPSPFARSLLFGYVGAFLYEGDSPLAERRAAALSLDPTLLNELLGRAELRELLDARIISRIEQELQRLAPDRKVRGLEGVADLLRLLGPLSVPEVAARLQPAEPAPEGTAPEPASQDYAEELLDQLVRANRALRIGMAGTARYAAIEDAARLRDALGVPLPMGVPLAFIEPVADPLGDLVGRYARTHGPFTAAEAAARLGLGVAVVTGTLQRLAGEGRVAEGEFRPAETLLLDANDGVDSTPPVTVTVPGAPGGTEWCDVEVLRRLRRSSLAALRSEVEPVDPATYGRFLPAWQNVGSGLRGLDGVATVIDQLSGVPIPASAWEPLILGSRVRDYAPAMLDELTATGEVIWSGSGSLPGNDGWISLHLAENAPLTLAPSPDFEPGALHLRLLEVLGNGGAYFFRQLSDGLAGNGPAETDANVVSALWELVWAGRISNDTFTPVRSLLSGGKTAHKQRAATPRARTARMGRLGRAPGASLTGNSLRLAGGGTAAATLRNAPPMVAGRWSMLPAVETDTTLHAHATAELMLDRYGVVTRGSVASEGTAGGFALLYRVLARLEEMGRCRRGYFIEQLGAAQFAVPATVDRLRSFSEDAQLKQPEPTAVALAATDPANPYGAALPWPALEGGHRPGRKAGALVVLVDGDLALYAERGGKTLLTFTEDPAVLELSAAALVRIIRRGAAEKMAIEKVNGADILDTEAARALTAAGFYTTPKGLRYRV; encoded by the coding sequence ATGACATCGGCGTCCTCGGTGCAGGCCCTTTCCCGGCAGGCCCGGTCCGTGCTCGGCAAATTCACCCCCGCCACCCGGGAATGGTTTGAGGGTGCCTTCGCTGCGCCCACCCCCGCCCAGCTGGGCGCCTGGGATGCGGTCAGCGAAGGCGCCAATGCCCTGGTGGTAGCCCCCACCGGCTCCGGAAAGACGCTGGCCGCTTTCCTGTGGGCGCTCGACAGCTTCATTGCCGCTGCCGCGCAGACCACGCCGGCGGATCCCACTCTGGACATTCCCCTGCCTGCGGCCGGAAAGGCGTCCGGCTCCCGGCGCGCCAAGGAACCGAAACGCAAAACAAAGGTCCTGTACATTTCCCCGTTGAAGGCCCTGGGCGTGGACGTGGAACGAAACCTGCGTTCCCCGCTGATCGGCATCACGCAGACCGCCAAGCGGCTGGGCCTGCCCGCGCCGTCCATCACTGTGGGCGTCCGCTCCGGCGACACCCCGCAGAATGAGCGCCGCGCGCTGCTGACCCGGCCGCCGGACATCCTCATCACCACCCCTGAATCCCTCTTCCTGATGCTCACCTCCCAGGCCCGGGAAACCCTGGCCGAGGTGGAAACCGTCATTGTGGACGAGGTCCACGCCGTGGCCGGCACCAAGCGCGGCGCACACCTGGCCGTGACCCTGGCCCGGCTGGACGCCATGCTTGAAAAGCCCGTGCAGCGGATCGGGCTCTCCGCCACCGTGGAACCGCACGAAACCGTGGCCCGCTTCCTGGGCGGCAACGCGCCGGTGCGGATTGTGGCGCCCGAATCCAAGAAGAACTGGAACCTCACCGTCACCGTCCCGGTGGAGGACATGACGGACCTCGGCGGGGCTCCGGCCGCCGAAGACACCGCGGAGGGCGGCTACGCCCCGCAGGCGAGCATCTGGCCGCATGTGGAGGAGAAGATTGTCGACCTCATTGAGGCCAACCGCTCCACCATCGTCTTCGCCAACTCCCGGCGCCTCGCCGAACGGCTGACCGCCCGGCTCAACGAGATCCATGCCTTCCGGCTCGAAGCGGCAACCGCGGCCACCGGGACCGACGACGCCGCGCCGGTGCCGGCCGTCGGACCCGGGACATCCCGCCCGCCGGCCCAGATCATGGCGCAGGCCGGAGTGTCCGTGCTGCGCCGCGCAGACCTGGCGGTGGAGGACGACACTCCCCTGCTCGCCCGCGCCCACCACGGCTCCGTGTCCAAGGATCAGCGCGCCCTGATTGAAGATGACCTAAAATCCGGCCGGCTGCGCTGCGTGGTGGCCACCAGTTCCCTGGAACTGGGCATCGACATGGGTGCGGTGGACCTGGTGGTGCAGGTCGAGTCCCCGCCCTCGGTGGCCAGCGGGCTGCAGCGGGTGGGCCGTGCCGGGCACCAGGTCGGGGAAATTTCCCAGGGCGTGATGTTCCCCAAGCACCGCGGTGACCTGCTCAATTCCGCTGTCACCGCCGAACGGATGCTGGCCGGGCAGATCGAACCGCTGTCCATTCCGGCCAATCCGCTGGACATCCTCGCCCAGCAGACCGTGGCCGCCGCCGCCCTGGGCTCCATCGACGTGGAGGAATGGTTCGACGTCGTCCGCAATTCGGCACCGTTTGCCGGCCTGCCGCGCTCTGCGTTCGATGCCACCCTGGACCTGCTCTCCGGCCGCTACCCGTCGGACGAATTCGCCGAACTGCGCCCGCGGATCGTCTGGGACCGCACCGAGGGGACCATCACCGGGCGGCCCGGAGCCCAGCGCCTGGCCGTGACCTCCGGCGGCACCATCCCGGACCGCGGACTCTTCGGCGTCTACCTGGTGGGCGATTCCGAGGGCAAGAACAGCCGCCGGGTCGGCGAACTCGACGAGGAAATGGTCTACGAATCCCGGGTGGGGGACATCTTCGCCCTGGGCGCCACCAGCTGGCGGATCGAAGACATCACCCATGACCGGGTCCTGGTCTCCCCCGCCTTCGGCCAGCCGGGCAAACTGCCGTTCTGGCGCGGGGACTCCCTGGGCCGGCCGGTGGAACTGGGCCGGGCACTGGGCGCGTTTGTGCGCGAGATGGCCGGCTCCGACGACGACGCCGCCCGCGAACGGCTGGCCGCCGTCGGACTGGACGAGTGGGCGGCCGGGAACCTCATCACCTATCTGCGCGAGCAGCAGCAGGCCACCGATGTGGTCCCCAATGACAAGTCCCTGGTGGTGGAACGCTTCCACGATGAACTCGGCGACTGGCGGGTCGTCCTCCACAGCCCCTACGGCATGCCGGTCCACGCGCCCTGGGCGCTGGCCGTGGGCGCGCGGCTGCACGCCCGCTACGGACTGGACGGCTCCGCGATGGCCTCCGACGACGGCATTGTGCTGCGGGTGCCGCTGATGGAAGACGAACCGCCCGGCGCCGAACTGTTCCTGTTCGACCCAGAGGAACTGGACTCCATCGTTACCGCCGAGGTGGGCGGCTCCGCCCTGTTCGCCTCCCGCTTCCGCGAATGCGCGGCCCGCGCCCTGCTGCTGCCGCGGCAGAACCCCTCCAAGCGCACCCCGCTGTGGCAGCAGCGGCAGCGCTCGGCGCAGCTGCTGGATGTCGCCAAAAAGTACCCTACGTTCCCCATCGTGCTCGAAACGGTGCGCGAATGCCTGCAGGATGTCTACGATCTGCCGGCTTTGAAGGACATTGCGTCCGGCATCGAGCGCCGCGAGATCCGCCTGGTGGAAACCACCACGCCCTCGCCGTCGCCGTTCGCCCGCTCGCTGCTGTTCGGCTACGTGGGGGCCTTCCTCTACGAGGGTGATTCCCCGCTGGCCGAACGGCGGGCCGCGGCCCTGTCGCTGGACCCCACGCTGCTCAATGAACTGCTGGGCCGGGCCGAACTGCGCGAGCTGCTGGATGCACGGATCATCAGCCGCATCGAGCAGGAGCTGCAGCGCCTGGCACCGGACCGGAAGGTCCGCGGGCTCGAAGGCGTGGCCGATCTGCTGCGCCTGCTCGGCCCGCTCTCCGTCCCCGAGGTCGCCGCAAGGCTGCAGCCGGCCGAACCCGCACCGGAGGGCACCGCACCGGAACCAGCATCCCAGGACTACGCGGAAGAGCTGCTGGACCAGCTGGTCCGCGCCAACCGCGCGCTGCGGATCGGTATGGCCGGCACCGCCCGCTACGCCGCCATCGAAGACGCCGCCCGGCTCCGCGACGCCCTGGGCGTCCCGCTGCCCATGGGTGTGCCGCTGGCCTTCATCGAGCCGGTGGCCGATCCGCTCGGTGACCTGGTGGGCCGCTACGCCCGCACGCACGGGCCCTTCACCGCGGCGGAGGCGGCGGCCCGGCTGGGACTGGGCGTCGCCGTCGTCACCGGCACCCTGCAGCGCCTGGCCGGTGAAGGCCGGGTGGCCGAGGGCGAGTTCCGCCCCGCGGAAACCCTGCTGCTGGACGCGAACGACGGCGTGGACTCCACTCCCCCGGTCACCGTCACAGTGCCCGGCGCGCCCGGCGGCACCGAATGGTGTGACGTGGAGGTGCTGCGGCGGCTGCGGCGCAGCTCGCTGGCGGCGCTGCGCTCCGAAGTGGAACCGGTGGACCCGGCCACCTACGGACGGTTCCTGCCGGCCTGGCAGAACGTGGGTTCCGGGCTGCGCGGGCTCGACGGCGTGGCCACCGTTATTGACCAGCTCTCCGGGGTGCCCATCCCGGCGTCGGCGTGGGAACCGCTGATCCTGGGCTCCCGGGTGCGGGACTATGCGCCGGCCATGCTGGATGAACTGACCGCCACCGGCGAAGTGATCTGGTCCGGCAGCGGCTCCCTGCCCGGCAACGACGGCTGGATTTCCCTGCACTTGGCCGAAAACGCTCCCCTGACTCTTGCCCCGTCCCCGGACTTCGAGCCGGGCGCCCTGCACCTGCGGCTGCTGGAGGTCTTGGGCAACGGCGGCGCGTATTTCTTCCGCCAGCTCAGCGACGGCCTGGCCGGAAACGGTCCCGCGGAAACCGATGCCAATGTGGTGTCCGCGCTGTGGGAGCTGGTCTGGGCCGGACGGATCAGCAACGACACCTTCACCCCGGTGCGCTCCCTGCTCTCCGGAGGGAAAACAGCGCACAAGCAGCGGGCCGCTACCCCGCGCGCCCGTACCGCCCGGATGGGTCGGCTGGGCCGGGCGCCGGGCGCTTCATTGACCGGCAACTCCCTGCGGCTGGCCGGCGGCGGCACCGCGGCCGCCACGCTGCGCAACGCCCCGCCCATGGTGGCGGGTCGGTGGAGCATGCTGCCGGCGGTGGAAACCGACACTACCCTGCACGCCCATGCCACGGCGGAGCTGATGCTGGACCGCTACGGTGTGGTCACCCGCGGCTCCGTTGCCAGCGAGGGTACGGCCGGCGGCTTCGCCCTGCTCTACCGGGTGCTGGCCCGGCTGGAGGAGATGGGCCGCTGCCGGCGCGGCTACTTCATTGAACAGCTCGGGGCCGCGCAGTTTGCGGTCCCGGCCACGGTGGACCGGCTGCGCTCCTTCTCCGAAGACGCGCAGCTGAAGCAGCCCGAGCCCACCGCCGTCGCCCTGGCCGCCACCGACCCCGCCAACCCCTACGGCGCGGCCCTGCCCTGGCCGGCTCTGGAGGGCGGGCACCGGCCCGGCCGGAAGGCCGGCGCGCTGGTGGTCCTGGTCGACGGGGACCTGGCGCTGTACGCCGAGCGCGGCGGCAAGACCCTGCTGACCTTCACGGAGGATCCGGCGGTGCTGGAACTATCCGCCGCCGCCCTGGTCCGGATTATCCGGCGCGGCGCTGCGGAGAAAATGGCCATTGAGAAGGTCAACGGCGCCGACATCCTGGACACCGAGGCCGCCCGGGCGCTGACCGCCGCCGGTTTTTACACCACCCCCAAAGGCCTGCGGTACCGTGTCTGA